In a genomic window of Hyphomonas sp.:
- a CDS encoding glycosyltransferase family 2 protein: MTLPTITAIVVTYHTGPRLHECLYGLKSDPDISEIVIVDNGNPPAEQAWIDRFTDACDKAHIVRDGTNPGFGTAVNKGAAGALGELLLVINPDAVLRRGSLGHMVRAMGDATEPVLVGGKIFDIHGREERGGRRNTLTLARALGLGKWTLEHDPAPRDFIEVGAVSGAFFMMRRKAFRSLGGFDEAYFLHVEDVDLCRRVQQAGGVVLYQPLAGALHYGSTSDVPSDEVMAHKAKSLVRYFTKFAGGPAERLLIRLVSPFMVRLLKARA; encoded by the coding sequence ATGACGCTGCCGACCATCACGGCCATTGTGGTGACCTATCATACGGGGCCCCGGCTCCACGAATGCCTGTACGGGCTGAAATCGGACCCGGACATTTCCGAGATTGTGATTGTGGACAATGGCAATCCGCCAGCGGAACAGGCCTGGATCGACCGATTCACGGATGCCTGCGACAAGGCGCACATCGTGCGTGACGGCACCAATCCGGGCTTTGGTACGGCCGTGAACAAGGGAGCGGCCGGTGCGCTGGGAGAGCTGCTTCTGGTGATCAATCCGGATGCGGTTCTGCGTCGGGGATCTCTTGGCCACATGGTCCGCGCGATGGGAGATGCGACGGAGCCGGTTCTGGTCGGCGGCAAGATATTCGACATTCACGGACGCGAGGAGCGGGGCGGGCGGCGCAACACACTCACCCTGGCGCGTGCGCTGGGGCTGGGAAAATGGACGCTTGAACATGATCCAGCCCCGAGAGACTTCATCGAGGTGGGTGCGGTGTCCGGCGCGTTCTTCATGATGCGGCGCAAGGCGTTCCGCAGCCTCGGCGGCTTCGATGAAGCCTATTTCCTGCATGTCGAGGATGTCGATTTGTGTCGCCGGGTCCAGCAGGCGGGGGGCGTCGTGCTCTACCAGCCGCTGGCGGGCGCATTGCATTATGGTTCGACATCGGATGTGCCATCCGATGAAGTCATGGCCCACAAGGCGAAAAGCCTGGTCCGATACTTCACGAAGTTTGCTGGCGGGCCGGCGGAAAGATTGCTGATCCGCCTGGTCTCTCCCTTCATGGTCCGGCTGCTGAAGGCGCGGGCCTAG
- a CDS encoding cupin domain-containing protein, producing the protein MRGVSGDLGAREIIRLLDLAPHPEGGHFRETYRAPSADDARPASTMIYYLLQADEVSAWHRVDADEYWLWHAGGPLSLTLSPPDGQGARPVTLGPDLRAGHAPQCLIPADHWQTAESLGAWTLVSCIVAPGFDFAGFEMAPDTWRPTI; encoded by the coding sequence ATGCGCGGCGTGTCCGGCGACCTCGGCGCACGGGAAATCATTCGCCTGCTGGACCTCGCCCCACATCCCGAAGGCGGCCATTTCCGGGAGACCTATCGCGCGCCATCTGCGGACGATGCCCGTCCCGCCTCGACCATGATCTATTACCTGCTCCAGGCGGACGAAGTGTCGGCCTGGCACCGAGTGGATGCAGATGAGTACTGGCTGTGGCATGCTGGCGGCCCGCTGTCGCTCACCCTGTCGCCGCCGGATGGCCAGGGCGCCCGGCCCGTGACTCTGGGGCCGGACCTGCGCGCCGGTCACGCGCCCCAATGCCTCATTCCGGCCGATCACTGGCAAACGGCGGAATCGCTAGGCGCCTGGACCCTCGTCAGCTGCATTGTCGCGCCGGGGTTCGACTTTGCCGGATTCGAAATGGCGCCTGACACCTGGCGTCCGACGATCTAG
- a CDS encoding class I SAM-dependent methyltransferase, whose amino-acid sequence MQRFYASSLGTAVTRILSGKLTDLWGDARGLSLLGLGYALPVLDAFGPAPSRRVAGVPLDHGPVRWDPAGRGNATVAIGDVRLPFPDGMFDRVIILHGLEESGDPRAYLREIWRVTAPEGRIVLAAANRSGLWARATRTPFGQGRPWTRAQLMNLLSIGLFQVTASSSALYMPPLATPLVTSAAEGWEVMGRMMAPGLGGVVLVEAVKRLYASPGGGAQAPVTEKVRIARPATTNGRDSH is encoded by the coding sequence TTGCAACGTTTCTATGCGTCATCGCTTGGAACAGCGGTGACACGAATCCTGTCGGGAAAGCTGACGGATCTGTGGGGCGATGCGCGCGGATTGTCGCTGCTGGGGCTGGGCTATGCGCTGCCCGTGCTCGACGCCTTCGGTCCGGCGCCCAGCCGCCGGGTTGCCGGCGTGCCGCTGGATCACGGCCCGGTCCGGTGGGACCCGGCCGGGCGCGGCAATGCCACCGTGGCCATAGGCGATGTCCGCCTGCCTTTTCCGGACGGCATGTTTGACCGGGTGATCATCCTGCACGGGTTGGAAGAATCCGGCGACCCGCGCGCCTATTTGAGGGAAATCTGGCGTGTGACGGCGCCGGAAGGGCGGATTGTGCTGGCTGCGGCCAACAGGTCCGGCCTCTGGGCGCGGGCAACGCGAACCCCGTTCGGCCAGGGACGCCCCTGGACACGGGCGCAATTGATGAACCTGCTCTCGATCGGCCTGTTCCAGGTGACGGCCTCGTCCAGCGCGCTCTACATGCCGCCCCTGGCAACGCCGCTCGTCACATCGGCCGCCGAAGGCTGGGAGGTGATGGGGCGGATGATGGCGCCGGGGCTCGGCGGGGTCGTGCTGGTGGAGGCGGTGAAGCGTCTTTATGCCTCACCCGGCGGCGGTGCGCAGGCGCCTGTGACCGAAAAAGTGCGCATTGCACGTCCTGCGACAACGAATGGACGTGATTCCCATTGA
- the gloB gene encoding hydroxyacylglutathione hydrolase: MTNVTLDIHKFPCLNDNYGYLVHEAWSGQTAAIDTPDAEKYLSEADRMGWTISHILNTHWHPDHAGGNLRIKEHTGCTIYGPAGEAGKIPGIDVALSEGDTVELGRATAQILDVPGHTIGHIAYHLPEQATAFVGDAVFALGCGRVFEGTMDMMWNSLSKLKSLPPETLLYCAHEYTQANARFAVTVDPDNAALTDYARWIDERRAEGLPTVPTRLDKELATNPFLRADDPALQAAMGHAGDAVATFAEIRTRKDRF; encoded by the coding sequence ATGACGAATGTTACCCTCGACATACACAAATTTCCCTGCCTGAACGATAATTACGGCTATCTCGTACATGAAGCCTGGTCCGGACAGACCGCCGCCATCGATACGCCGGATGCAGAGAAATACCTCTCCGAAGCGGACCGGATGGGGTGGACGATTTCGCACATTCTGAACACGCATTGGCACCCGGACCATGCCGGAGGCAATCTGCGGATCAAGGAACATACCGGCTGCACCATCTATGGCCCGGCAGGCGAGGCCGGAAAGATTCCCGGAATCGATGTCGCGCTTTCCGAAGGCGACACGGTGGAGCTCGGACGCGCCACGGCGCAGATCCTCGACGTTCCCGGGCACACGATCGGGCATATCGCCTACCATTTACCGGAACAGGCAACGGCCTTTGTCGGGGATGCCGTCTTCGCGCTCGGATGTGGCCGCGTGTTCGAGGGCACGATGGACATGATGTGGAACAGCCTGTCGAAGCTGAAATCCCTGCCGCCGGAAACCCTGCTCTATTGCGCGCATGAGTACACGCAGGCCAATGCCCGTTTCGCGGTCACGGTCGACCCGGACAATGCGGCACTGACGGACTATGCCCGCTGGATTGATGAGCGCCGCGCCGAAGGCCTTCCCACCGTGCCGACCCGGCTCGACAAGGAACTGGCCACCAACCCCTTCCTGCGCGCAGATGACCCGGCCCTTCAGGCCGCCATGGGCCATGCAGGCGATGCCGTGGCTACCTTTGCCGAAATCCGGACCCGGAAGGACCGGTTCTGA
- a CDS encoding P-II family nitrogen regulator, translating into MKLVTAIFKPSRLDAVIDALSEAGATGLTVSEVRGYGRQLGKTEVYRGAEYEVRLLPKVKVEVACPAASADRYAEAIMQAANTGTIGDGKIFIYDLDSIIRIRTGERDEQAVSG; encoded by the coding sequence ATGAAACTCGTCACCGCTATCTTCAAGCCAAGCCGGCTGGATGCCGTGATCGATGCCCTGTCCGAAGCCGGCGCCACCGGACTGACCGTGTCGGAAGTGCGCGGCTATGGCCGCCAGCTGGGCAAGACGGAAGTCTATCGCGGCGCGGAATATGAAGTCCGCCTGCTGCCCAAGGTGAAGGTGGAGGTGGCCTGTCCGGCCGCTTCGGCAGACCGGTACGCCGAAGCCATCATGCAGGCGGCGAACACCGGCACGATCGGTGACGGCAAGATCTTCATCTACGATCTCGACAGCATCATCCGGATCCGCACCGGAGAACGGGACGAACAGGCCGTCTCCGGCTAG
- a CDS encoding O-antigen ligase: MSYASILAAAFVVWPVTCLAGTQGNPLLMALAALPALFLARPSWRPAPALLAALGFLVWAIASETWSPVSRGIVSGSLAGGDFAIRSAGLRMVLTLVFGTLLIGGALRIEPGRAQLSARIMLGAVALHGLLLIASPHLAGDVLPYFYDHDPAKYPEGWQNLDRAGNAFALVLPILAAYLLVRPGLAWKGIGLFLVAASLVSIALLGTSAAMIGIVLMLVAFLVMWALPRTGLRWLFTGVAAYIALAPVLIGGLLHLLTRMGVTLPGSFQSRAWSWDVVIGRIREAPVKGHGIDATKSWQETYAAHPDWLAQLPDFWAYYPVVPGHPHNMALQIWAETGLIGAGLAALTVLLIGWRLPAGDRLRPDVRLAIAGLLAAAVSLFSFSYSVWNEAFWATLALSVAGLVLLSRRERSSLA; encoded by the coding sequence ATGAGCTATGCATCGATCCTTGCCGCCGCCTTCGTGGTCTGGCCCGTCACCTGTCTCGCCGGAACACAGGGCAATCCGCTTCTCATGGCGCTGGCTGCCCTGCCGGCCCTGTTTCTGGCCCGCCCGTCCTGGCGTCCCGCGCCCGCCTTGCTGGCAGCGCTCGGCTTTCTGGTCTGGGCGATTGCCAGCGAGACCTGGTCGCCGGTCTCCCGCGGGATTGTCAGCGGCAGCCTGGCAGGCGGGGATTTTGCCATCCGCTCGGCCGGGCTGCGCATGGTGCTTACCCTCGTCTTTGGCACGTTGTTGATCGGCGGCGCACTCCGGATCGAACCGGGCCGGGCGCAGCTGTCCGCCCGGATCATGCTGGGCGCCGTGGCCCTGCATGGCCTGTTGCTGATTGCCAGTCCGCATCTGGCAGGGGACGTGCTGCCCTATTTCTACGATCATGATCCGGCCAAGTATCCGGAAGGGTGGCAGAACCTCGACCGGGCCGGAAATGCGTTCGCCCTCGTCCTGCCCATCCTTGCGGCCTATCTGTTGGTGCGGCCGGGCCTGGCGTGGAAGGGGATCGGCCTGTTCCTTGTTGCAGCCAGCCTGGTCAGCATTGCCCTTCTGGGCACATCGGCAGCAATGATCGGAATCGTATTGATGCTGGTCGCCTTCCTCGTCATGTGGGCGCTGCCACGAACCGGTCTGCGCTGGCTGTTCACCGGTGTTGCGGCCTATATCGCGCTTGCGCCGGTCCTGATCGGCGGTTTGCTTCACCTGCTGACGCGGATGGGCGTGACGCTGCCCGGCTCCTTCCAGTCGCGAGCTTGGTCATGGGACGTCGTGATCGGGCGCATTCGCGAAGCCCCGGTGAAGGGGCATGGCATCGACGCCACCAAATCCTGGCAGGAAACCTATGCGGCGCATCCGGACTGGCTGGCCCAGCTGCCGGATTTCTGGGCCTATTATCCGGTCGTGCCGGGACATCCGCACAATATGGCGTTGCAGATCTGGGCTGAAACCGGTCTGATCGGGGCCGGGCTGGCCGCGCTGACCGTGCTGCTGATCGGATGGCGGCTGCCTGCGGGGGACCGTCTGCGTCCGGATGTGCGGCTGGCCATAGCCGGCCTGCTGGCCGCGGCGGTCAGCCTGTTCAGCTTCTCCTACAGTGTCTGGAACGAGGCGTTCTGGGCCACGCTGGCCCTTTCGGTGGCGGGGTTGGTCCTCCTGTCCCGCCGGGAACGGAGCTCACTGGCATGA
- a CDS encoding DUF983 domain-containing protein, with translation MSHPSPIISGIQQRCGQCGQGKLYSSYLKLNESCPVCGRDMSSADTADGPAFFVGFGVLLILAPFLFLLPMSPLPLVPMILAFLVLCAAVIGLSLWLLPVAKGVLLNLQLHHDAEEASFAAREDD, from the coding sequence ATGAGCCATCCCTCCCCCATCATCTCCGGCATCCAGCAGCGCTGCGGCCAGTGCGGCCAGGGCAAGCTCTACAGCTCCTATCTCAAGCTGAACGAGTCCTGCCCGGTCTGCGGCCGTGACATGTCCTCGGCGGACACGGCCGACGGCCCGGCCTTCTTCGTGGGGTTCGGCGTCCTGCTGATCCTGGCCCCGTTCCTGTTCCTGCTGCCGATGAGCCCGCTGCCGCTGGTGCCCATGATCCTCGCCTTCCTTGTGCTCTGCGCGGCAGTGATCGGCCTGTCCCTCTGGCTTTTGCCGGTGGCGAAGGGCGTGCTGCTGAACCTGCAGCTGCATCATGATGCGGAAGAGGCGAGCTTTGCCGCGCGCGAGGACGACTAG
- a CDS encoding DUF2164 domain-containing protein — translation MKALELTEERRDTLRGHLQTLFATEFDEQLSAFRADDIIDLMLRTLGPAVYNQAVADVRAHLQVKLEDLDGEVWVEEAP, via the coding sequence ATGAAAGCGCTTGAGCTGACCGAGGAACGCCGCGACACGCTGCGCGGCCATCTCCAGACCCTGTTTGCGACAGAGTTTGACGAGCAGTTGAGCGCGTTTCGTGCCGATGACATCATTGATCTCATGCTCAGGACGCTGGGCCCGGCTGTCTACAACCAGGCGGTGGCGGATGTGCGCGCCCATCTGCAGGTAAAGCTGGAAGACCTGGACGGGGAAGTCTGGGTGGAAGAGGCGCCCTGA
- a CDS encoding prephenate/arogenate dehydrogenase family protein, giving the protein MTDPVFNQIAIVGAGLIGASIARAAVAYGAAGSVSLYDASETVRSRAAAIGLGDVADDLGAAVADADCVLLCVPVGALEPVAAEAVPKMKAGAILTDVGSVKVQAASALAAAADGRVHIVPGHPIAGTEQSGPEAGFATLFRNAWHILTPLAEQGEGYAEAVSRLEAFWTRLGATVETMDAARHDRVLAITSHLPHLIAFNIVATAFDMETVEEGEVVKYSAGGFRDFTRIAASDPVMWRDVFLNNKDAVLECLGRFSEDLAALQRAIRWGDGETLFNEFTRARSIRKAIIDAGQDSGAVNFGRNLPKGDKDESA; this is encoded by the coding sequence ATGACTGATCCCGTCTTCAACCAGATCGCCATTGTCGGCGCCGGACTGATCGGCGCATCCATTGCGCGGGCCGCGGTGGCATATGGCGCAGCCGGATCGGTCAGCCTGTATGATGCCAGCGAAACGGTGCGGTCCCGCGCCGCGGCGATCGGACTCGGTGACGTGGCCGACGATCTGGGCGCCGCCGTTGCCGATGCAGATTGCGTGCTGCTGTGCGTCCCGGTGGGCGCGCTGGAGCCGGTAGCGGCCGAGGCTGTGCCGAAGATGAAGGCGGGCGCGATCCTGACGGATGTCGGCTCGGTCAAGGTGCAGGCGGCGTCGGCCCTGGCGGCGGCCGCTGATGGCCGGGTACACATCGTTCCGGGGCACCCCATCGCCGGCACGGAACAATCCGGCCCGGAGGCTGGTTTCGCAACGCTGTTTCGCAATGCCTGGCACATTCTCACGCCGCTGGCGGAGCAGGGGGAGGGCTATGCCGAGGCGGTGTCCCGGCTGGAGGCTTTCTGGACGCGGCTTGGCGCCACGGTCGAGACCATGGACGCTGCGCGGCACGATCGCGTTCTGGCCATTACGTCCCACCTGCCGCACCTGATCGCCTTCAACATCGTCGCCACCGCGTTCGACATGGAGACGGTTGAGGAGGGGGAAGTCGTGAAATACTCCGCGGGTGGCTTTCGGGACTTCACCCGCATTGCAGCATCCGACCCGGTCATGTGGCGGGACGTGTTCCTCAACAACAAGGACGCCGTTCTGGAATGCCTCGGACGCTTTTCGGAAGACTTGGCCGCACTCCAGCGCGCCATCCGCTGGGGGGATGGCGAGACGCTGTTCAACGAATTCACGCGTGCCCGGTCGATCCGCAAGGCCATCATCGATGCCGGACAGGACAGCGGCGCCGTGAATTTCGGGCGGAACCTGCCCAAGGGAGACAAGGATGAAAGCGCTTGA
- the yidD gene encoding membrane protein insertion efficiency factor YidD, which translates to MAGVRRRTAEGLLWLYKHGPSQIFYAFGARCQHTPTCSEYGAECVARFGWWPGIWMALARFVRCRPGGSLGKDPVPETLPDVPAWQPWRYGEWSVRKAMARMTPGIENRECSCHMHRDE; encoded by the coding sequence ATGGCGGGTGTCCGGCGGCGAACGGCCGAAGGCCTGCTCTGGCTCTACAAGCATGGACCGAGCCAGATCTTCTACGCCTTTGGCGCACGCTGTCAGCACACACCGACCTGCAGTGAATATGGCGCTGAATGCGTTGCGCGGTTTGGATGGTGGCCGGGCATATGGATGGCGCTGGCGCGGTTCGTTCGGTGCCGTCCGGGTGGCAGCCTCGGCAAGGACCCCGTTCCGGAGACGCTGCCGGACGTGCCGGCATGGCAACCCTGGCGCTATGGAGAATGGTCCGTCCGCAAGGCGATGGCCAGAATGACGCCCGGAATTGAAAACCGGGAGTGTTCATGTCATATGCACCGCGATGAATAG
- the thrS gene encoding threonine--tRNA ligase yields MIKVSLPDGSVREYEEGASPFDVAKSISNSLAKKALAARVDGELRDLMRPLEGDASIEIVTANDPDGLELIRHDAAHVLAQAVQDLYPDAQVTIGPVIDDGFYYDFAREEPFSTEDFEKIEKRMREIVDADYPIIREVWAKEDAIETFKKIGEDYKAQIIDDIIPPGEPITVYKQGDWFDLCRGPHLPSTGKLPKAFKLMKLAGAYWRGDSKNEMLQRMYGTAWANEKDLKAHLTRLEEAEKRDHRKLATQLDLFHLDGLAAAGSIFWHPKGYQIWRQIESYMRRRLDVAGYEEIKTPQLMDSVQWEKSGHWGKYRENMFIVPDFIPEGDEGVEISVPEDAKLMALKPMNCPAHVEVFKQGQKSYRDLPLRLAEFGCCHRNEPHGALHGIMRVRQFTQDDAHIFCREDQIVEESIRFCRLLESVYRDFGFEDIAVKLSTRPDVRAGSDETWDRAEKGLQDAVDAAGLPCEIMPGEGAFYGPKLEFQLTDAIGRVWQCGTLQLDYVLPERLGAEYTAPDGSKQRPVMLHRAILGSMERFIGILIEEFSGAFPLWLSPVQIVVAAITDAANDYAEEAAEALRKAGLRVETDLRNEKINYKVREHSVQKVPIIAVVGGREAEDRTLALRRLGSNGQQMISLDEACVDLAQEALAPDLKRS; encoded by the coding sequence ATGATCAAAGTTTCCCTGCCAGACGGCTCCGTCCGAGAATATGAAGAGGGCGCCTCACCCTTCGATGTTGCCAAATCGATTTCCAACTCCCTTGCCAAGAAGGCCCTTGCGGCCCGGGTCGATGGCGAATTGCGCGACCTGATGCGCCCGCTCGAGGGCGATGCCAGCATCGAGATCGTCACGGCGAATGATCCCGACGGCCTTGAACTGATCCGCCACGATGCCGCCCACGTCCTCGCCCAGGCAGTGCAGGACCTGTATCCCGACGCACAGGTCACGATCGGCCCCGTCATCGATGACGGCTTCTATTACGATTTCGCCCGCGAGGAGCCTTTCTCGACGGAGGATTTCGAGAAGATCGAGAAACGGATGCGCGAGATCGTCGATGCGGACTATCCGATCATCCGTGAGGTCTGGGCCAAGGAAGACGCCATCGAGACGTTCAAGAAGATCGGTGAGGACTACAAGGCGCAGATCATCGATGACATTATCCCGCCGGGCGAACCGATCACGGTCTACAAACAGGGTGACTGGTTTGATCTGTGCCGCGGCCCGCACCTGCCATCGACGGGCAAGTTGCCGAAAGCCTTCAAGCTGATGAAGCTGGCCGGCGCCTATTGGCGTGGCGACTCGAAGAACGAGATGCTGCAGCGCATGTACGGCACGGCCTGGGCGAACGAGAAGGATCTGAAGGCCCATCTCACGCGGTTGGAAGAGGCCGAGAAGCGTGACCACCGCAAGCTGGCCACGCAGCTGGACCTGTTCCATCTGGATGGTCTGGCGGCGGCCGGGTCCATTTTCTGGCATCCGAAAGGCTACCAGATCTGGCGCCAGATCGAATCCTATATGCGCCGCCGCCTGGATGTGGCCGGCTATGAGGAGATCAAGACGCCGCAGCTGATGGATTCGGTCCAGTGGGAGAAATCCGGTCACTGGGGCAAGTATCGCGAAAACATGTTCATCGTGCCGGACTTCATTCCGGAAGGCGATGAGGGCGTTGAGATTTCCGTGCCCGAAGATGCCAAGCTGATGGCACTGAAACCGATGAACTGCCCGGCCCATGTCGAAGTGTTCAAGCAGGGACAGAAATCCTATCGCGACCTGCCGCTGCGGCTGGCGGAATTCGGATGCTGTCACCGCAACGAGCCGCATGGCGCGCTGCATGGCATCATGCGCGTGCGCCAGTTCACGCAGGATGACGCGCACATCTTCTGCCGCGAAGACCAGATCGTCGAGGAATCGATCCGGTTCTGCCGCCTGCTGGAAAGCGTCTACCGGGATTTCGGCTTTGAGGACATCGCCGTGAAACTCTCCACGCGGCCGGACGTTCGCGCCGGGAGCGACGAGACGTGGGACCGGGCCGAAAAAGGCCTTCAGGACGCCGTCGATGCCGCCGGCCTGCCATGCGAGATCATGCCCGGAGAAGGGGCCTTCTATGGCCCGAAGCTGGAGTTCCAGCTGACGGATGCGATTGGCCGGGTCTGGCAATGCGGAACGCTGCAGCTCGACTATGTCCTGCCCGAGCGTCTTGGCGCGGAATATACGGCGCCGGACGGCTCGAAGCAGCGACCGGTCATGCTGCACCGGGCAATTCTCGGATCCATGGAACGCTTCATCGGTATCCTGATCGAGGAATTCTCCGGCGCGTTTCCGCTCTGGCTGTCTCCGGTGCAAATCGTCGTGGCTGCCATTACGGATGCGGCAAATGACTATGCCGAGGAGGCGGCTGAAGCCCTGCGCAAGGCGGGCCTGCGTGTCGAGACGGATCTCCGCAACGAGAAGATCAACTACAAGGTCCGGGAACATTCGGTCCAGAAAGTGCCGATCATTGCCGTGGTCGGCGGCCGCGAGGCCGAGGACCGCACGCTCGCGCTGAGACGTCTGGGCAGCAATGGCCAGCAGATGATCTCTCTGGACGAGGCCTGTGTGGACCTGGCGCAGGAGGCGCTCGCGCCGGACCTGAAACGCAGCTGA
- the msrB gene encoding peptide-methionine (R)-S-oxide reductase MsrB yields MTRMTQMISRRSLLLSGAATLGLAACSINSTSDAAKTDNADNADKFAGSEWRQLSEEDWRARLSEAAFGVLREERTERAFTSPLNKEARTGTYHCAGCDLALFSSDTKFDSGTGWPSFYDVLPGALGTKPDRKLIYVRTEYHCARCLGHQGHVFEDGPAPTGLRYCNNGVALTFRPA; encoded by the coding sequence ATGACCCGCATGACCCAGATGATTTCCCGCCGATCGCTGCTCCTGTCCGGAGCCGCCACGCTTGGCCTTGCTGCCTGTTCCATCAATTCCACATCCGATGCCGCAAAGACTGACAATGCCGACAATGCGGACAAGTTCGCAGGATCAGAGTGGCGGCAATTGTCGGAAGAGGACTGGCGGGCGCGTTTGAGCGAGGCTGCGTTCGGCGTGTTGCGGGAGGAGCGGACCGAGCGGGCCTTCACATCGCCGCTGAACAAGGAAGCGCGCACGGGAACCTATCACTGCGCAGGCTGTGATCTCGCCCTGTTCTCCTCCGACACTAAATTCGATTCCGGTACCGGATGGCCCAGCTTTTACGATGTGCTGCCCGGCGCGCTGGGCACGAAGCCGGACCGCAAGCTGATCTATGTGCGCACGGAATACCATTGTGCCCGCTGCCTTGGGCATCAGGGACACGTCTTCGAGGATGGCCCCGCGCCAACCGGCCTGCGATATTGCAACAATGGCGTTGCGCTGACCTTCAGGCCGGCCTGA
- a CDS encoding iron-sulfur cluster assembly scaffold protein, translating into MSELYHNRVLELAADIPHAGHLPDAEASVLKVSRVCGSTVQVDLTLDEAGTHIAAIAVDPKACALGQAATSILAEHAVGATIDEVIAARDALKEMLKAGGRPPEGRFWELRHLEPVADYPPRHTSTLLAFEAAVTAIEQALAARDAACEAAG; encoded by the coding sequence ATGTCGGAACTCTATCACAATCGCGTCCTCGAACTGGCAGCGGACATCCCGCATGCGGGTCACCTGCCGGACGCCGAGGCCTCGGTCCTGAAAGTGTCGCGTGTCTGCGGCTCCACCGTTCAGGTGGACCTGACACTGGACGAGGCCGGAACGCATATTGCCGCCATCGCGGTGGACCCGAAGGCGTGCGCGCTGGGGCAGGCCGCGACATCGATCCTGGCCGAACATGCGGTCGGGGCGACAATCGACGAGGTGATTGCGGCGCGGGATGCCTTGAAGGAGATGCTGAAGGCGGGCGGTCGTCCGCCGGAAGGCCGATTCTGGGAATTGCGCCATCTGGAGCCGGTGGCCGACTATCCGCCCCGCCACACATCCACCCTGCTGGCCTTCGAAGCGGCCGTGACCGCCATTGAACAGGCGCTTGCCGCGCGCGACGCTGCCTGCGAAGCAGCAGGCTGA